In Vibrio alginolyticus NBRC 15630 = ATCC 17749, the sequence TGCTTCTCAAGCGGTTAACCAAGAAGTGAAGACAACGGACTTTATTTCTCAGGTTGATGCACCTGAAGTGCTTCGTAGCCCTGCGGTAATGCAAGCTATCCTAAGTCCTGAAGTTAAAGAAGATGGCCTAAACTCTGAAGCTATCGAAGTTGCGCCTGAGCATATTATCGTTGTTCGTGTTGAAGATGCGCGTGACGAGACAGTTCTTCCATTAGAAGAAGTGAAAGATCAGGTTGTTGCAGAGCTATCTCGTGTTAAAGGTGAGCAAGAAGCGATGGAACTTGGAACACAAGTCGTTGCGGCATTGAAAGAAGGTAAGACGAACGTGCTTGCTGAAAACAATCTTGCCTTTGGTGAACAAGAGACAGTAGATCGTCGTTCTCCGTTGGCAACAACGGTATTCGCGATGTCAAAACCAGTCGATGGTAAACCAGTATACGGTCAGTCTAAAGATCTTGAAGGTAACATCATTATCATCGAGCTTGATGCTGTAAACGCAGAGCTAGATAGTGAGTTAGAAGATCAAGTTGCGATGCAAATGCAGCGTGCATCTTCTCAGCAAGATTTATCATCTGTACTAGCCGTACTGCGTGCAAATACTGACATTGAGTACTTTGTTGTGAGCAACTAAGCACAATTAGTGTAATTTGTATGTTGAATAAAACGGACCGCATAAGCGGTCCGTTTTATTTTTGTCTTTATGAACTTCAATCATCAATAGGCATTACTTAAATTAGTGCGCGTTTAAGTGATAGCGGCCGTTGTGAATTCCGGGTCATCTCAGTTTGTTAAATGCATAACCATATTGCTTTCCATTGCAAACTTGATAGTGACTCGCTCTCGACGACTGTTTTTAGCCTACTATTTTGGAGATTGTATGTTCAATATGAAATGGATTTTGACATTGTGCTTATTTGTTTTTGCACCTTTTAGCATGGCTGCGGATTCAGCCACTGACAAATATGAAGGAATTGAAATTACTGTAAATATCAACACGGCCACTGCTGAAGAAATTGCGACCATGTTGAAAGGTATAGGTGAGAAGAAAGCGCAGAGTATAGTGGACTACCGCGAGGAACATGGCCCTTTTAAAACGGCAGCAGATTTGAAGAGCGTAAAAGGCATAGGTGAAGCGACAGTTAAGAAAAACGAAGACCGCATTTTACTGTAGCTTGATGTATTGCAGATATTGAGTCTGAATTCAGAACAATATCTGTTTCCCTATTACTGCTTTCCCGAACCAGCCCCTCTTTCGTGGTTCGGGATTTTTTATCCGAATAAACGACGGCGAAGGCCTTTTTCCAGTAAAGCCATTACTAACCCACCGAGTGCGCCAAACATATGAGCATCAATAGCAACGTTTGCACCGATAAGCTCAGCAGTACTGCTGGATGGGCCATAGACCTGCTCCCATGCTACTTTGGCGATTAGCCCTCCGACTAACAACACACTGCTTCTTCTGCTTTCAAAGACTTCTCTGAGCGCCCAAAATCCAAACAATCCGTGTAATACGCCGGATAAACCCACGTATACCGACATGTTGGTAAACAAATTCAGCGCACCAACACATGCACATAAGATTGAAAAAACGATAAGGAAGTTACGAGTGCTTGGGCGAAAAATAAAAGTAATGATCCACAATCCGGCGAGGTTCATTCCTAAGTGCGCAAAGTTGGTATGTGTGAGATTTCCTGTTACGATTCGCCACCATTCACCATGGCGTATATTGTAGCTGTGCCACTCGGTTAGGCTTGCCATTGGTTCAAATTGAAGTATCAAACAGATCACGCTGATAATACTCAGCAAGGTATAAAGGTTCACTCTATGTCTCGTTATTGTTCTCGTTGTGGAAAATCGCAAAAAGCGTGTATTTGCCAATGGATTGTACCGCTGGCAAGCGAGGTAGAACTTATCATTCTTCAGCACACGAGTGAAGAACATCGTCCGCTTGGTACGGCACGGATTCTCAATTTGAGTTTAGATAACTGTATTTGTTTGATAGGAGAGGACTTTTCTTGTGATGATGTCTTAAATCACTTATTAGCGGATAAGTCATATCAACATTTTGTTCTTTACCCATCAGAAGAGTCACGATGCATTTCTGAAATCACTCAAGCGAGTCATAGTGTATCTAAGAAAATACGTTTGATTTTGCTCGATGGTACGTGGAAAAAAGCGTACAAAATGTGGCAACTCTCAAGCAACTTACATTCATTCCCAACCGTGCAGTTGCCTAAGCAACTACAAGGGCACTACACCATTCGTAAGGCGCCCTCTGAGAATAGCTTATCGACAGTCGAGGCTGGTTATCATTCGCTTCGCTTGCTTGAACCCGAGCGAGACTTTACACCGCTGATGCGTGCCTTTGAAAAGATGATCGAATTCCAAATCGCCCAGATGCCTCCGGGCGTTTTTGAAAAGAATTACTTGAAAGGTTGAGTGTTACTAAAGAACGATGGAAGAGAAAAGTTGGCGGTGTAGCTTTTGCGCGTGACCATCGGTCATTGCAGAAATATAATCGGCGATGACCCTCATCTTATTGCTCTCGCTCTTCGCCTGACACCACAGATCTTTTGTATGAACGGGTAGTAATCGCTCTGGGTCTGCTGTTAACGCTTCAAAAATATCCATAATAATTTGCTGACCCTTATACTCAACGATCTGGACCTGCGGGACTTGGATAACGAAGGTGCTGACAAAGTGCTTGAGTACGTCAAGTGCACGTGCCATCTGTGGTTCTAAACACGCATTCCAAGACAGTAACGGGTTATTAAACGGCTCATCCACCGCTTTGATTGAAATGCTGGTCAGTAGCGCGTTAACCATACCACCGATGGCATCTTTCCGCTCATGGTGCTTACCGCTAAATAGCATCTGTCCGATGGAATCGATATGAGCTTCAAACCACGGGTCGCCACAGTCCACTAATTGACTTGCTGCGCCTTCTTGCCATTGCTGACGTGTCACCATACCAAGTACGATTGCATCTTCTAAATCATGAACACCGTAGGCGATATCATCTGCTAACTCCATGATTGAGCAATCGAGTGATTTAAAACGCGTTTTACTGTGCTCAAACTCCGATTCTGGCGTTGAACGCATCAGACTAAGCAATGCCTTGTCGTTGTCAGAAAGCGGTGCAATTACCCAATCAAATAAGTCTTTATCACAATCATAAATGCCTTTAGCTGGGCTCCAATCTTTTGCTTTTAGTTTACGTTGATGCTCGGCTGGTTGAGGCAACTTGACGGAGCGTGTTTGACTAATGAGGGCAGGGTACTTAATCAAACCAAGCAGTGTGCGGCGTGATAAATTCATTCCGAAATGCTCGGTATAAGGCTCTAACTTAGTGACGATACGAAAGGTTTGGGCGTTCCCCTCGAAGCCGCCATGTTCGCGCATTACGTAGTTTAGAGCGACTTCTCCCCCATGACCGTATGGAGGATGCCCGATGTCGTGAGCCAAACATAATGAATCAATTAAGCTGTCTGATGGTAATAGTTCACGGAACTCTGGTTGTTTTTTCTTTAACTGGGCGACGATACCGGTCCCGAGTTGCGACGCTTCTAAGGAGTGCGTTAACCGACTGCGGTGAAAGTCTTCCAAGCTATTGCCGTGTACTTGGGTTTTTGCTTGTAGGCGTCGAAATGCAGCCGAGTGAAGAATGCGCGCTCGGTCTCGTTGGTACGGGCTCCGATGGTCGTCTCGACGGATTTTATGCTCATCATCATGGCGCTCTTGCCATTGCGGGTGTAATTCAAACGACACGATTATCTCCGTAAGCTAACTGATTTCATCTAACGATAATTCGAAACTTGGGGCAAAGGTATTGAGAAAGTAATCCATTTCAGGCGTTCTGCGTTCTTGCAAAGTGACGTCTAAGCGTTTTTTTGCCAGAGCGAACTCATGGTTGCCGGCGCTTAGTTCTTCGAGACATTTTAAATAGGCACAGATGGAATCGGCTTGCTTAACGATTTTTGCGTCCTCTTCATGTGCAGAGTGAGAAAGAAGATAGGGGGCAAAATCATCTCGGAACTCTTCCGGTAACATTGAGAGTAATTTTTGCTCCGCTGCCGATTCTATCTTCTTATATTCTTTGGCAATTTCAGGGTTGTAATACTTCACTGGAGTCGGAAGATCACCCGTTAATACTTCACTGGAGTCATGGTACATGGCAAGAATCGCGATGCGTTCTGGATTAAGGTTGCCGCCGAACTTTTTGTTTTTAATGAGGGCAAGGGCATGAGCGACAAAAGCAACTTGTAAGCTATGCTCTGAAACGTTTTCTGGTGAGACGGACCGCATTAAAGGCCAGCGTTGGATCAGCTTCATTCGAGCCAGGTGGGCGAAAAAATGGCTTTCTTTCATGGCTTTCTCCGTTTCTGGTGTAAAAAAGGAACTCACTAGGAGTTCCTCTAAGCATATGAGAGATCAGCACTAATTAC encodes:
- a CDS encoding ComEA family DNA-binding protein, whose amino-acid sequence is MKWILTLCLFVFAPFSMAADSATDKYEGIEITVNINTATAEEIATMLKGIGEKKAQSIVDYREEHGPFKTAADLKSVKGIGEATVKKNEDRILL
- a CDS encoding tRNA-uridine aminocarboxypropyltransferase; protein product: MSRYCSRCGKSQKACICQWIVPLASEVELIILQHTSEEHRPLGTARILNLSLDNCICLIGEDFSCDDVLNHLLADKSYQHFVLYPSEESRCISEITQASHSVSKKIRLILLDGTWKKAYKMWQLSSNLHSFPTVQLPKQLQGHYTIRKAPSENSLSTVEAGYHSLRLLEPERDFTPLMRAFEKMIEFQIAQMPPGVFEKNYLKG
- the yfbR gene encoding 5'-deoxynucleotidase, encoding MKESHFFAHLARMKLIQRWPLMRSVSPENVSEHSLQVAFVAHALALIKNKKFGGNLNPERIAILAMYHDSSEVLTGDLPTPVKYYNPEIAKEYKKIESAAEQKLLSMLPEEFRDDFAPYLLSHSAHEEDAKIVKQADSICAYLKCLEELSAGNHEFALAKKRLDVTLQERRTPEMDYFLNTFAPSFELSLDEIS
- a CDS encoding anti-phage deoxyguanosine triphosphatase gives rise to the protein MSFELHPQWQERHDDEHKIRRDDHRSPYQRDRARILHSAAFRRLQAKTQVHGNSLEDFHRSRLTHSLEASQLGTGIVAQLKKKQPEFRELLPSDSLIDSLCLAHDIGHPPYGHGGEVALNYVMREHGGFEGNAQTFRIVTKLEPYTEHFGMNLSRRTLLGLIKYPALISQTRSVKLPQPAEHQRKLKAKDWSPAKGIYDCDKDLFDWVIAPLSDNDKALLSLMRSTPESEFEHSKTRFKSLDCSIMELADDIAYGVHDLEDAIVLGMVTRQQWQEGAASQLVDCGDPWFEAHIDSIGQMLFSGKHHERKDAIGGMVNALLTSISIKAVDEPFNNPLLSWNACLEPQMARALDVLKHFVSTFVIQVPQVQIVEYKGQQIIMDIFEALTADPERLLPVHTKDLWCQAKSESNKMRVIADYISAMTDGHAQKLHRQLFSSIVL
- the rrtA gene encoding rhombosortase, which translates into the protein MNLYTLLSIISVICLILQFEPMASLTEWHSYNIRHGEWWRIVTGNLTHTNFAHLGMNLAGLWIITFIFRPSTRNFLIVFSILCACVGALNLFTNMSVYVGLSGVLHGLFGFWALREVFESRRSSVLLVGGLIAKVAWEQVYGPSSSTAELIGANVAIDAHMFGALGGLVMALLEKGLRRRLFG